The Candidatus Nitrosotenuis cloacae genome segment AAACATCACATTTACCATTCCATCCGTTCTGAACAAGGGTGGAGGAGAAAAAAAACTCCAAGTTACGGCAAACTCGCTTCTGGAATCGTTTAACAAAGTATCCGATACGATGGGCGATGATTTCAAGCGCAGAGTTCTAAATGACGATGGCACTCCACGCTCACTGGTCAACATCTACATCAACGGAAAAAACTCTAGGTTTTCAGGCGGAATCAACACCGAGCTAAAGGATGGGGATGAAGTCTACATACTGCCCGCAGTGGCAGGCGGCTCTGAACTTTCCAGTAAGGAGATTGACCGATATTCAAGGCAGATAATGCTAGAGGAGATAGGGTACCAGGGACAGCTAAAACTGCGTGCAGCAAAAGTGTGCGTGGTGGGAGTGGGCGGACTGGGTAATCCGATAACTACCAGATTGGTTGCAATGGGTGTAGGGAAATTACGTATCGTGGACAGAGATGTAATCGAGCTGTCCAATCTTCACAGACAAACAATGTATGACGAAGACGATGTGGGCCAAGTCAAAGTTGAGGTGGCTGCAAGAAAGCTACACAAGATGAATCCTGATGTGGAAATAGAGTCACTGCCGATCTCAATTAATGATTACACCGCAATTGATGCAGTAGAAGGATGTGATGTTGTAATTGACGCACTTGACAGCGTAAACGCAAGATATGCCCTAAACAAGGCATGCGTGGAAAAAAACATCCCGTTTGTAACAGGTGCAGCGGTGGGAGTCTCCGGGCAGGCATTTACCATTTTGCCAAAGGACACTGCATGCTATTCCTGCATGTTTCCAGAACTTGATGAGGACTCGATGCCTACATGCAGCATTGAGGGCGTACACCCATCGATTCTTTCCATAGTCGGAGGCATAGAGGTAGCAGAGGCAGTCAAGATAATACTTGGAAAAAAGCCGACGCTTTCAGACAAAATATTGCATATAGACTTGGAAAATCTGACATTTGAGATGACCAAAACGTTCAGAGCAGAAGAATGTACTGTGTGCGGCAGTGGCAAGGCCGAATCTGTCCAAAAAGAGGAACTAATCATTGAGGAACTATGCGGCAGAAACCGCGGCAAAAGAACATTCTCCATCACTCCGACACAAAAGTTTGAGATCGACGTGGAGGGAATCACAAATCTTGCCAAAAACTTGCAATTTCGTGTGGAGAATCAAGGCGAGTTGGGGCTTTCCATGAGGACGGATGATCTTTCTGTCAGTTTCATGAAGCGTGGTTCTGCAGTAGTAGTTGGACCAAAAGACGAAAACGATGCCGTACTGCTATACAAAAAACTTCTAAACAAAAAAGAAATCATTTCAAACTAGTTTTGAAATACTAAATCCATATATTATAACATACATTCACAATTCTAACTTGCTTGACATTTCAATGATAAATAAAATTGACAGCCAGGGAATGTACAAAGTTTATGACCGTTGGTCAGATGTTGCATCTAATTCATATTACAAAAAACATGATCCCGTTGACTACAAAGACATTGATCATATTGTATTTGCAGGTATGGGAGGATCCGGAGCAGTAGGAGATCTGTTTGCAGCCATTCTCTCAAAGGCTAACATTCATGTGAGCTTGGTCAAGGGATACCTGCTGCCAAAAACCGTTGATTCCAACACATTGGTTGTAACTGTTAGTATTTCTGGAAACACTGTGGAAACATTAACCGTATTGAATGCCGCAAGCAAACAAAATTGTAAATTAATTGCTTTTTCTTCTGGTGGACAAATGGAAAAGTCTTGCATGAGAAAGAAAATAGAGTTTCGAAAAATAGATCTAATGCATTCCCCACGAGCATCTTTTATCAATTATGTATATTCTATCTTGGGTACGCTAAATTCAATTATTCCGATCAATAAACATGATGTTTCAGAGTCTCTTCTGGAATTGCAAAAGACATCAAAAAACATCAATTCTTCTAACTTGACAAAAACAAATCCGTCATATGATCTGGCAAGATGGATTTCAGGAATACCGATGATCTATTACCCTTGGGGGCTTCAGGCCGCTGCAGTTAGATTCAAAAGCTCATTGCAGGAAAACGCAAAATCCCACGCGATAATTGAGGATGTGATAGAAGCATCTCATAATGGCATTGTCTCTTGGGAAAAGCCATCTGGTGTAAAACCAATTCTTCTGGAAGGATATAACGACTACATAAAGACCAAGGAACGATGGCACATCGTGAAGACGTTTTTTGAAAAAAATGGTGTGGATTACAAAGAAATCAAATCTGTCAAGGGAAGCATACTGACAAAACTGGTACAACTCATTTATCTTCTAGATTATGCGTCAGTCTACTATGCAATATTGAATAAAACAGATCCCTCTCCAGTAAAATCAATCGATTTTATCAAAAAAAGACTGTAGAAACAACCCTTTTCACCGTGTGAAATGTAAATATTACAAATATCGATCAAAGAAATCGATCAGAGCGAATTTACGCTTGAAATTAATGCAAAAAAGCAACTAATTGTGGATAAATTGTCCATTAATGTTATATACTAAATTTCGAACAAAAGTGACAATAACATGAACAACGAGATAGGACGTAAAATAACTAGTCTTACATTAATGACAATTATGCTAGCTGCAGGATTCTCAGCATTTGCTCCAAGCACAATGCCAGAGGCCGCAGCAGCAAACGCAAACTTGTTCGTATCGGCTGAAAACTCTCAATTCCAAAACTACTTCGCAGGCCCAATGGTCATCGAGGTAGTTGTAATTGATAGTGATATCAAAGATACAGACAAAGGCAAAGGTGAGCCTGATGTAACCATTAACGGCAACAAGCTGAGAATGGCTCAGGCAACCGATGGTAATTGGTATGGATACTTTGCAGACCGTGCACAAGCACAAAAAGCAGATGCTACACAAGCAGCTGTTGGTGTTGGTGGCAACGGTACTGGATTGGACTTTGGTGTATTTTGCTCACCTACTAGCGCAACGACCATAATTGGTCCATCATTCACTCAAACAGTTGGTGTTGCAATTGCACGCCAAACCGTGACCCAAAGTGGTTCACAGGGTGAAACGAGCACTGGCAGTAGCATTTCAACAACATGTACCTCTTCAATTAACTCTGCAGGTCTTCATAACAACGTAGTTAGAGAAAATAAAACACTAAACCGTGGTGGCACAGGTGTCACTGTTGGTCAAATAGGAGTTTTACAATCAAACTACTGGCCATTCATACAACTATACAACTTCAACCCAACGGGTAACGTTGTCGTACAGTACAACAAAGGTGGCGGTGTACAAACTACCACACTGAAGTTTGATACTGTAGACCAGTTCGCAAAACTGGATCTGGACAGAACTTCTTATCCAAGAAGTGCTCAAGTCCACGCAACAGTCACTGACCTACAACTGAACATTGATCCAACAGATGAAGATTCTTGGACATTTGGAACTATTACAACAAACAAAACCACCTACTACTCTGTCTTCACTGAAGATGGAGCTCTATCAAGAGGAACTGGTGGCGGTATCTCAAAAGCATTAACTGGTAACTTAACTGGATTGATGTTTGAGGATAACGGTGTAATGGTTCTAAACAAGAATGCACAGAGTGCATCAGGCAATATTGTCCTCATTCAAGATAACGCTGATACAGTATTATCTGCAAATGATGGAATTGTTGCATCTGGTACACAATCAATCTCTTCAGCAAGCCAGCCAGTCACAATTACTGAATCCGGTCCAAACACCGGCGTTTTCGGTACTTATGATGAATCTGATGTCTCCGTATTAGAAATTACGAGTGACGCTGCAAGAGGTAAATCTGCAACGATTGACTACAATTCGTCTCCAAAGACTATTCTTGTAGCATTCGGATTTGCATCTGTTGATATTCAATCCGGTGATGCAGAGTGGAACTCTGGCGAAGACGTTCCAGTTCTACTGACTGACTCTGATGCAAACAAAAACAGCAGAGCAGACGAGGACTTGGATCTGAACAACCCAGATGTTGCACTTATCCCTTCATTACGTATTGGCACTCCATTTACACTTGGTGTAAAGGGAACTGAGGGTTCTACAACTGCTGATTCTATATTGCTAAGAAACTTCACGGAGAGCGGCACAACCGTAAACCAAAGAGCTACAGCACTAAAGGCATCAGTATTTGCAAAGAATCCAACCAACGTAGTTGTTGAGGGAAACATGACCGTACAAAAGTTCAGTGATCGTGCTATACTAACTGTAAACACGACTGATTCAGTAGGTGCACTACTTGTAGATACAAAGGCAACTGGTGCAGATCTAAAGAAGTCAATCTTCGATCCAAGATCTACCAGCACAACGAAATTCCATGGCTATAACCTTGTGAATATAGATATTCGAGGAATTAGTTCATCGATTTCAAATGCCACTGTCTACTTGCTTAACAGCACAAGTGCAACTAGCATTCTTACAAGACAATCTGGTACGACCGGTGCTGAAGTAGAATTAACTGCTACTTCGCCAAAAGTTATACCTATCGCCTATAACGTAAAGCCACAATCACTAACACTTGTTAATGCAACACATACCAATGTGTATAGTGATATATTTGGCGGTACGACAGGCGCAGGTATAGTTGATACAGCAAAGATTGGATACGTAGTAAACTTTACACGTGTCACAATTGATAGCACCAACAAACCAATTGTTATTGACTTGTTCTCATTCGGATTCAAGAATGACGGCACAGTAAAAGCCGATAGAGTCAACAACATGATTGTAAGAATTGAAGCAGAGGAAACAGGCGATAACACGAGCGTATTTGAAGGCTCACTTGAATATGTAGTACTAAACCAACTCAACATCCTTGATTCATCAACATATACTGGACTCAGCACAATTGCTGATGACCCAGCATTCATTGTGCATCAAGACCTAGATGATGAGGAGTCACCAAGAGTCAACTATAATGACCTAGGTGCCGACGGTGTAGTTACACAAGTTGCAGACCAGCAAGCCGCTCCAACCCACTCTGGTGTTGTATCATTTGACAAGCCGACATACAAGATTGCAGATACAGTATTAGTAACACTTGAAGACCAAGACCTTAACACCGATGTTGATCTGATCGATATTTACACAGTTGTTAACTCAACTGGTGATGTCGCAGACAACCTAGTTGGCGAGGCAGGTCTTTTCGTATTAACTAATGGTGACGCACTAGGTCGATTACTAGACATTACTTTCGATGACAGAACTTGGGTAGATAACAACGACTCTTGTACCACCTCACTAAGAGCTTCTGGTATAGATGTCGCCTTGGGCAGCACCGGTTTCACACTAATTGAGACTGGCTCAGCCACAGGTATCTTCACAGGTGACTTCCAAGTCCCAAGCCAGGTCTGTAGACCGGCCGATTCACAAACAGGTGCATCAAAAGATACATCTCCAGTGAATACACAGGGATTTGACCTCGAAGTAAACTACCTCGACTTTAGAGACGCATCTGGACAAATCGTCGAAGTAGGTGACGGCGCAGGAATCAGAGCAAACACCGGTTCAGTCAGCCTTGACAGAACTGTGTACCCAGTACCATGGGGAAGCATTGATGACTTCGCAACACCAACTGACAACACATCACCAGGCGGAAGAGCAATCTTCCCAGTTCACCTGACTGGTATCGGTACAAACGGTATCCAGGCAACCGAGACACTAGGCGACGGAGCACTGACCATCCACGTACAAGTGAATGACCCAGACTTTGACACCTCAGCATCCGGTGAAGACAGAATCGCACAAAACGTTACTGGAACCGACAAGGGACCAGTAAAGGTTACAGTATCAAGAGGCAACTCACAAGTTATCCTCGGATATGCTGGAAGCGATATAGTCAAGAACGGCGTGATGGATGTTGGCGCAGACAACACCGGCGACGGTGTTTCATCAGTGAGACAACTAGGTCCAATTACAGAGACTTCACCATCAAGTGGAATCTTTGAATTTGACTTGGATGTCTTGTACACTGACGGCCCAGCATCAAGTGCATGTCCAGATACAGCAGCGGCACAATATGACTCACTAACAACACCTGGTACCAAGAGCACTGTAACATCAAGATTTGACACCGCAGCATCAACTGGTGACTATTGTATCCTACAAGGTGATATCATCACAGTAGAGTACACAGACCCAGCAGATGCATCAGGTGACCAAAATACTGTTACAGACTCAGCAACATTTGACCTTAGAAACGGCGCATTACAATCTGACAAATCTGTCTACATCATCGGTTCAGACATGATCTTAACCCTGATTGAGCCAGACTTTGACCTAGATAATGATCTTGCAGAGACATTCGATCTGGATCTCATTGAATGGGATTCAGACGCGGCTACCCTCACAATGGGTAACCTCGGCGGACAATCTGCAGCATTTGACCCAGAGCCATCAGACTTGAGAGAGACTGGTGACAGCACTGGTATCTTCCAGACCGTAGTCGAGATTCCAAAAGTTCTCGATAACGACAACTTGGAGAGAGGCGAAGAGATTGTACTAGAATACACCGACTGGGGTCCATCCGGTGCTGACTACGTTGGCCAAGAAGATGAGGACGTCAACTTGACTGTCTTTACATCTAACTTTGGTGCAACAGTAGAGCTTGACCAAAAAGTATACACCTGGACTGACAAAGTCTACATCACTGTAGTAGCACCAGACCACAACTTTGATAGCAACCTAATCGATGAAATCGGTACCCAAAGTGCCGACCCATTGAAGGTAGCTACAAGAGGTCACTCTCTTGACAGGTACAAGCTTGTCGAGACAGGTACTGACACAGGAATTTTCACCGGTGAAGTAATCCTCACAGGATTCGCACACGATGCAAATGATGATGGAACTACAACCGATGCTCCAAACACGACCACACCATTAACTGGCGGCGGTCCGACAAACGGCTTCTTACAAGCCGATGACGATGACGGTCTAACAGTCTCCTACGAATTCTCGGAGGACGAAACTGTTGTAGGATCTGCATTGATCAGATGGAACATTGGTGAAGTTGCATGGTTAGAGGCAAGCTACCCAGCTAGCGGAACAGGCGTAGTAAGAGTCATTGACCCAGATATGAACCTAAACCCAGAAGCAGTTGATAACTTTAGCACCGACGTATGGTCAGACTCCGACGCAGGAGGAATTGATCTTACTGTAACTGAGACTAATGAGGCAACCGGAATATTCGAAGGTACTGTGTTCTTCACAACTACCGACGCATCATCCGGTCACAGACTCAGAGTCGCAGAAGGTGACACAGTCACTGCAGAATATCACGACCAAACATTACCAGATCCATACACAAGAGCAGATGAGCTCGATATCACCGGCACCGCGTTTATCGGTACTGTGGTACCACCTCTCGAAAGAGCACCAGCTTCTAACGCGAGGGTTGTTGACGCCTTCGGCAACACATTAGATGATGTGTCCGTAGACCAACAGGTACAAATCACAGCCGATTTGACAAACGGCCAGGACAGAGAGCAACCATTTGCATACTTGGTACAGATCCAGAATGAAGACGGCGTAACGGTATCACTCGCATGGATTACAGGTTCATTGTCAGCAGGTCAATCATTCAGCCCAGCATTGTCTTGGATTCCAACTGAAGCCGGAACATACACTGCAACAGTGTTTGTCTGGGAATCAGTTGACAACCCGACAGCGTTGAGCCCACCTGTATCAGTAGACATAACTGTCAGCTAAGACTACAAACTAAAACTATCCTTTTTTCTTTTTTTTGAATACCTAGACAGCGGATGCTGTATCAAAAATATATCTAGCCCGCACCTTCCATAACTTACATGAAACTGGCCATAGTTGCGTTCCTTGTAGTAATTTTAGGATTCCAGACGGCATTTGCAGAACTTGACGTATCCACCGACAACCAGGTGTACTCTCCTGGCAAGCCGATGTTCGTATACGGAAAGGGACTACCAAACGAGGACATTATCCTTAGGATATTTGCACCGGATGAGACCATTGTCACATTTACACAGATCACAACTGACAAAAACGGCGACTTTACACTTGACCTGTTTACGTGGCCTGAGGCATCCGTGTCATTCCCGTATGGAACATACCGGGTAGAGGCAATCAGCACAGCCCAGAACGGGCTATCTGAGAGAATAGACGTAAAGTTTGCCGAGTCCACAAATCTTGAGAGCATCCCAATTACCAGAACGGTAAGCACGCTTGTCTTTGCGCCAGAGACTGCCGCAATAAACCAGCCAGTAAGAATCTTTGTGCAGACTACAAGCGACGGACTGCTGGTAGGCGGGCACCCAGACAAATTACTTGGAACATCGCACGTGCACCTACCTGACGGGCAGGTGGTCAACCTCTCAGAGTCATTTAAGACCCTGCACCAGGGACTGTACTATGCGGAATACACGCCTGTCGCAGAGGGAACGCACGTATTCCACGTCGTCACATTCACGCAAGGGACGATATCCCACGGCTCTGCTGCCACGCTTGTCCTAAAGCAGGACCTTGGCGGGATATCACAACAAATCATAGAGCTAAACTCTGTACTTGATCAGACCTCAAACGAGCTTGACAACCTAAAATCGGAAATAGAAGGCTTTGGCTCGTCACTAAACACGGCAAGCGACGACATCGACAAGAGCGTCGACTCCATCACCATTTCGGTAGGAAACATAGAGGCTGCATCAATCCAGCTCAACTCGTTGTTATTTCCAATAGTTGCATCCATTGCGGTTATAGTTGCCTTGCAGATAGTAATACTTGCAAGAAGAAGATAGACGGCATGAAGATGATATTTGCCGTGCTCTGCGGCATACTGTTCTTATCGTTTGTGGCAAGCTCGCACGCATTTATCGAATCCGAAAGGATCGCGCCACGCCCTGTCATCGTACAAACGCCAGAGATAGTCCAGATTCCACCAGAGATCACCCAAGACCACAAGCTATCGCGGTATTTGGTGTTCGGCCGCGGCTCGTCTGATGACATACGCGACATTGCACCAAACCAGATAGCAAGCTCAAACTCGGCAAACGGATTCTTTTCTATAGTGATACTTCCGGACCAGTCCGCATCGGCACTGCACACGCGCGGCTATTCCGTCATGAGGGACGTCCCGCTTGACTTTCACGCAAACGCGACATTTTCCCAGATGAGCCAGATAAGAAAGGCAACAGGCTCCGAGTCGGCATTTGTAAAATACAACTATACAGGCGCCGGAATCAACATAGCTATTGTCGATACGGGAGTGGACTTTTCAAACCCGGACATGCGGCACTCACTTGCAAGGGATCACAACAACCACCCAATAATGCTTGACCCGGACGGACAGGGGCTGGTCCTTACAAACGCAACCTTTGCCGCAAACATCAACAAGTTTGGAATCATAGAAAACACCACAAAGCAGTCAGTAGAAAAGACAAACGAGTCCCTCTCAAAGAACGCAACCTCCACCGTATACGTGACAAAAAACGGAGTCTTTCTCAACCTAAAGCAGAAAAAAGGGACTACCATCTCGATGTACAACTCTTTTTTCCCAGTCAGCGGGCCGCTTCCAATCTTTAATGCTACAATTACCGACGACTACAAGATAGGCAAGACCAACCGTGACTATATAAAATCCGCAAGCGGAGTCTACCACTTTGGCATGATTTACCAGGGGGCAGTGCAGGGACCGTTTGCAAGCGTGCAGGTCGTGCCGGTGCTGGTGGTGGACTCGCAGACACCTGGGCTGTACGATACTATAATTCCTGACATGTCAACATCCTGGAAGGACTACACCCGGTTCGACCTAAAAAAGGGGCAAAAGCCAAACTATGACTTTGACTTTACCGATGAGACTCCAATCAAGCTGGGATCGGGAAACGAGTTTCTAGTATACGACTCTGACAAGAACGGACGACCAGACTACTCCGCAGGAACCGTTGGTGCACGCGTACTTGACATATACGGGATAATGTCGCAGAACAAGTCCTCAATAGACAAGGCACTCAAGGCGACAAACGGAACACTACTTTTCGGAATGGACCAAAACGGAAACTATTTTGGAGTAATGACTGATTTCGTAGGACACGGAACGTCCAGTGCCGCATCCATATCGTCCAAGGGAATAGTCCAGTACGACATTTACAACGACACCAAAAAGTACACCCTGCCCGGAGTTGCGCCAAACGCAAAGATCATTCCAGTAAAGGCGCTGTGGTTTGGCGATACCATATACGGCTGGCTGTGGTCCGCAGGATTTGACAACACAAACAGCACCTGGCACTTTAGCGGATCACCGCGAGCCGACATAATATCTAACAGCTGGGGAATATCCACCTTTCCAACATTCAAGTCCGCCCCCGGAATTGACCAGCTGTCCCTTGTGGCAAGCCTTCTGTCAGTTCCGCAATCACTTGACGAGCGATACCCCGGCGTGGTAATGATATCTAGTGCCGGAAACGCAGGGCACGGATACGGAACAATAGGCATGCCAAACGCGGCGCCATTTGGGATTACGGTGGGCGCCACAACAAACAACGTCTACGTCGGGTATGGCAGCTTCAAGGGGCAGCCAAGGTTTGGCAATACGACAGAGCATGCAAACGACATGATTGACTTTTCCAGCAGGGGACCGTCCGTAATAGGAGATCCAAAACCCGACATCGTCGACACCGGCGCATACGGGTTCACACCCGCAAACACGTTAAAGGCAAAGCCAAGCTCAAAGCAGGAGCCCTTCTCGCTGTTTGGCGGAACCAGCATGGCAGCACCATTAGCAGCAGGCTCTGCAGCCATCTTGATGGAGAGCCTGCACGACAAAAACGAGGACTATGACCCATTTAAGATAAAAAACATCCTAATGTCAACTGCAACCGACCTGCAAAACGACCCGTACACACAGGGCTCAGGACTCGTAAACTCGTACAAGGCGGTAAGCTTTGTCAAAGGCGACGGCGGCATATTCCTAGTATACAACAACTCTACTTATCACAACATAAAGAGTATACTTGACGAGCCTCTGTCACAGCTGGACCATACAGTACTTGGAATTGACTCCCTTGTTTTGCGCGACAAACCCCAGTACCAGACAAGCTGGTTTGGCGGACGACTCGTACCTGGAGAAAAGAGCACCACCACATTTACGATAGAAAACCCAACCAACCAGACTCTTACCATATACATCACACCAAAACACCTCAAGCTGATCTCCGAATCAAAGCTAAACTCTACTACAAATCTCAGGCTTGCCGACACATTGTACACAAAGCCCGGAGTGTACAGGCCGGACTATATCAAACTGGAGGACATTAGGTCGCACGACTCTCTTTTGTCATACTATGAAAACTCCACCATCCCATCCGACTCGTCGCTGATGGTGCTGAACCTCAACTATGCGTTTGGCAACTTTTTAAACAAGACCGAAAAGATGTATGCTGCAGACACAAAGGTCGCCTCGATATACCTGTACGACTGGGGCGACAAAAACAGGGACAAAAAGGTCTCAAGCGACGAGCTCTCGCTGGTAAACAGGGGCGGCTCGTGGGGGACTGTTCCAGAGCTGCGAGTCTCCGACCCAAAATCAAAGTTCCAGGACACGCCCCTAGTAGGAGTATACCCGGTCCCCACAAGATATTCTTACTGGCTTGGCGACACAAAGAAAAACTCTACATCAATGGACTATACCATATCTGCAAGCCACTTCAAAAAGGAGGACTGGGCCGACATCTGGCTTGAAAGCAGCCTGGTACACGTAAAACCAAAAAGCACATCCCATGTCTCTGCAACAATTACAATACCAGACGATGCAAGACCTGGACTGTACCAGGGATTCATCGAATTCAAAGGAGAAAACCACACGGTGCACGCTCCCGTGTCGTTTGCAGTTGTGACGCAAGTGCAGCAAAAGGAAAAGCTTGCAGTCATTGCGGGATCACAAAACAGCATCCTGTACGGAAACGGATACGTCAAGGGAGCATTTGACATGGTAAACAGGTACAACGCAGGGGACTGGCGCCCGTACTATTTTGACATCAAGGACTCTACAATCAACGCAGCGTCAATTGACATATCGTGGAAGGACCCAGACACAAACCTCTCCGTGTTTGTAATTGATCCCAAGGGGAGGATAATCCAGACAAACGCGCCGCCCGGCGTGTTCGGACAGTTCCTTGACTGGCCCACGTCCGACTGGCTTGGCACATCCGTGTTCAGCGAGGGCGGAGGATTCTTTCCGGTAAAGAACAAGGATCAGACCTCGACTGTACTGTATGCTCCAATAAACCAGACTGGCACCTACACCCTACTGGTACACGCAACACTGTTTGGCGGACGGTCCACGACGGAGCCGTATACAGTCCTTGCACAGTTTTCCACACTCCTTGCCGACAACACCCCGCCAAAGATAGCCTTTGACGTACAGGAATACCTAAACAAGATACCAGTCCCGCAGATAACCGACGACGGAGAGTTCTCGGCGAGGTATTACCTTGACGACTCTGAAATGCCCCTGCAGGACCTTGACGCCATCCCAGAAGGATACCACAAACTGACAATCGAGGCATCAGACGAGTCCGACAATGTATCTTCCAAGACCGTCTTTTTTACACTGGACAGGACCGCACCTGATATAGTGATACACTCGCCGCAGAACAACACCCGGGTATCTGGTATTATAGTACTGGACTTTACAGCCGACGGCGACACCCAAGTTATCCTGCCGGACGGACAATCCATACAGAACAAGACCAGAATGGAAATAGACACAGGTAACCTCCACGGACCGCACCAAATAGTGGTGTTTGCAACCGACAGGGCGGGAAATTCTGCCCAAAAAACGATCGCATTTGAGGTATCAGAAAAGCCGGCGACAGAACCAACAAGGCCCCCGGCAAAGGCAGGACCTGACACCAACACCATTTTGCTGATTGTGTCCGGCGCGTTTGCGATCGGAGTTACCTGCTTTATCCTACTGACCAACAAGAGTCCCCCAAAAAGGCGCAAAATCTAGCAGTACCTTTATAAGAAATTTCCCGACTTCGGAGCTTGAATGTCTCAGCAGGGTAGTACCGGGGTAAACACGCTATCTCGGAGGGATTTTCTAAAGTTGATGGGCGCCGCAGGCACGGCACTAACATTTGCGCCCTTTGTCCCGTGGGGCAAGTTCATGCCAAACCCGGATTCCGCAAAACTAGAGAAGGTGCCAGTCATTTTACCTGACGGCAACCAGGCAAACGTTAACACTTTTCCAGTAAATCATGCAGAGGTAATCACGTATCCTCAGACAGGAGACAGAGTCCTTGACGAGGAGGCATTTAGAAAATGGCAGTTCATCAGGCTGCCTGACGAGCTTGGAGGGCAGACTGCCGAAGCAAGCTCGTTTAGGGCGTATAGCATGGTGTGCCTTCACCTGTGGTGCCTCTGGAA includes the following:
- a CDS encoding twin-arginine translocation signal domain-containing protein, which produces MSQQGSTGVNTLSRRDFLKLMGAAGTALTFAPFVPWGKFMPNPDSAKLEKVPVILPDGNQANVNTFPVNHAEVITYPQTGDRVLDEEAFRKWQFIRLPDELGGQTAEASSFRAYSMVCLHLWCLWKYWPQEGRKRGECPCHGSMYNPMTGTAFAGPASLQAPPSNTLATLHLEADAKGDLWILPAKFTPNENGVVGYGRFIK